From the genome of Colias croceus chromosome 12, ilColCroc2.1:
acaatGATATAAATGCCATAATATCTCAttgcatattattttgaaaaatattactaatatGAGCATCATGTTAAAAACAGTGCAATATGaaagaaattttattgaagatTTTGCGGAAacgtaatatataaaaatgttattcttACACATTTTGTGCTGGAAAGATTATAGTAATTATACAGaaagactaatttttattaagatgTGGTATGCTGCCATATTACGCTTTATCCGAAGACCATTGGTTCTCGGCATTATATTTGCATCTTCGTTGACTTACTGTATCGTCAGTTTTCTGAGAGAGGTTAGTTATTAttagacatcggattatatgcatttgcatatttgcatatgcaaatgcataaaacTCTCTAATTACGGCgttagtgcatattttagcCTTTTTCCCCAATCGTGCATATTTCGTGCATAAATCGTTAAGTAGCGGGAGTTTTGATTGGTCGACTAACCTTTATTAGCCAATCAGAACGCTCAGCGAGTAAACAAACCCTATTTTGGCATggtaaaatggcaaaaaattacgaaatgggctccattttaagtaaattttgagCCATTCAAAATAGGGCTAGATTACCCTTTTGGGGCTGAAAACGTAAAACACGGGTTGAATTCCAAAAAAGGGCTAGATTTAGCCCGGAAAGGGTTAAGGTGGCAACACTGGGCTCGCGGGTGACAAACGTCACAAATTTGCGCTcgaaaatttgataaaaatgcttaattatatattggcacaaaaactatactcaatttcaagaaaatttcaatgtttttgtacaatctttgatttaaatatataaaaataataaaggtttttttgatttttatgtgcatattttaggcatatcagtcgtttttagtgcatatttcggccttttttagtgcatatttgcatgcatattttggcattttgttagtgcatataatccgatgtctagttattataataccaTCTCGTATAATTCATGTCAAATAAAATCCACTTTTGTATGTTACGGCCTTGGTTACGGCTGACATCCGAATTGCGGCTAACCAAAGCTACATAGCTATATAGACTTTGGTTGACCCAGTAGCCGTTTGTTAAAACTGCCTGAGTTCTTACAAATTAGGTCCTTACTAAGTTGAcctaaaaaaactaataacaCAGGTGATAACATTCAAGGAACTCATgtagaatttattataatgtatttttttataatagtccATCTCAACTACAACTacttaaatcataataaacatACTGGCTTATAACAATTAATGAACAAAATACTGCATTTCTAATTATTGAGGAATATTTTCCACTCACAGGGTacagataaaaatatgatatatcAGGATGTGTCCTTAGAACAGAAACCCTTTGTGTGGAGAACATTACAAGAGCATAATGAGACTGTAGATATTGAGTGCAGAAACTCTGTTCAAGGTAGAGCTCTTATTGTGGATGACAgaggtaaatattattatgaactagctgtgctccgcgttTTCACCCGtattgctccactcctgttagtcttagcgtaatgatatttatagcctatagccttgctcgaaaaatgggctatctaacaccgaaaatcggaccagtagttcctgagattagcacattcaaacaaacaaactcttcagctttataatattggtatagatAATTTGTTGTAATATCACCACTGAGTAGTGGTAATATTACAAcaaattatctatactaatattataaccaTGAAGGAAAACATTGTGAGGAAACCAACATGTTgaagaatcaaaagttaaACTATATGTGACATCTGCCACCCAGCACTTGTCCAGTGTTGTTGATTATGGCCTGCATCCTCATAGGAGGCCTTATAGGCAGGCAGTTTTTGTGTGTGTTGTTCTTAtagatttttaaagtattgaaAACTGAGTatttaccaatatttaaatgattttttatattaattacacaCAGTTCAGTACTGATTTTTAGTTAAGCTCTGTTCTTGAAACTAATAAGAAAACATGTATATGATAttgtaataactcagcccctggaatcacagacacaatagaaaatctattgtgtcgtggtccgatcgggccacttggggctcaatgggttatatttattacttgtaTGATTAATAACGCCcaactaatttaaatattgggTTGATTTTATTCATGTTCAATGTGCTAGTAGTATTCATAACTATATTCTGATCTAAGATTGATTTATAGACagatttcttttaattttcagGTTATGTTTGTCAAAGGAATGACATAGGAAAGAACGGATGTTGCATTGTGGACACAGAAGAAACAACAAGATACAGTTGTACTTCATGTAATGAAAATCACTGCTGTCTTGTATATGAGTACTGTGTCTCCTGCTGTCTGGATCCTAATAAGgtaatctatatataaaaaatgaaacccgttttctTTGGAAAGAAGCAGGCATCATGCGTGAATGGGTGGaccaattttgataattctttttttattatattccttgaagtacgaggatggttcttatgtagagaaaacgtaaatatgtagtactaattaaatatgtgctaataatttaataaaattcaattaaattagtgtacttgtaatataaatgcgaaagtttgtgagaatggatggatgtttgttactctttcatgcacatactactgaaccaattacaattaaatttggtatgtaggtagctgaagacccgaataatataggctactttttaaaagggaactatgcaggtttttctttgaaaaaacgggtgaagccgcgtaCGGAAATCTAGTCATAATATACTTTGTAATGTTAACTTTTGATGGAACAGcatttatgttatattatagtttagattttgaaatgaacaatatttaatataaaaaacaaattctgGTATCTAATGTCCTTCTTGTGCAAAGGCATCAGTACAAGCAAAGCACTAGAGAAACCCAGTTGATCTTaactatataaatatgtatctgTTTTCGTAAAACAGAGACTTGCACTAGGACAGTTTCTAAAAAGATTTtaatcatttcaataaaaactttcgacaaaatattttcctcAGCCAATTCAAGCAATAGTTTTCtggataatttaatttcatcttTCCAAAATTCAAATAAGTTGATGAGGTGTTACGCAAGCTTAATTAATTGCAAACAAAAATCCTGAATATCATTGGATAACCTGAAATACTTGTACATTTCCAGAGAAGTATGTTACAAGTGGTCCTCTCAAAGCTCACAGTCGAGGAGCATGTATTGGTCAACTCACTCGGAGACGATTATGAACTGTGCCTCACGAAATGCAGGACAAGTTCACACAGTGTACTCCACGAGAATTCCTACAGAAACCCAGGACATAAGCACTGCTACAGTGATACGGCAGAACCAAAAACACCATCCTAGCATTTACTTCTGCACAAGTTGCGGAAACATGCCTGAtattaaaactgtattatCTGTGACCAGTGACTTTATAAGTGCAAGGGACCACTTtaattaaggttatttatataatgatCTTGCGTCTTGCATCTTATTTTAAGGAATCCATTTTCTTGACGAGCATTTGTGCCTTGTTAGAGTAGAAATAACACTaggtaaattgtaataagacAAATGTAtatggatataatattataatatgtcgcCTTAAGATTGAAAAACacgattgtaaaataatacaataaattgtaattgatCACAATTTGTCGAAAGATTCCAATCTTTCGAGCtagattgtaattttatttacaattttacggtggcaattataatatttattaatgttttaactttttagtCTAATATGTTGatcaatgaaattattgtaatttaaaagagacTTCAATAGAGTAAGTGTTCACAGATTATCTTTAAATAGATACTTTAATTGCACATAGACGTGAACTggattttactatttatttacttactaatgtataaataattttttattgaaaaaaggaaatttttaaacagTAGGTGAAGGTACATGATGGTTGGTCGAGAAACGTCACCTTATTTTAAgcaatgtttaaatttttaattaataaatgatttttttttttagttgcacataaatttaatcaagtctacttaattttataaaaaataaaagggctttattaaaattattaaatatgtaaatttaaacatttttcatataCATACTAACAacagcataatatatttaaataactgtAGGAACACAATAATAAGAGTTAATACGCAATAATTCTATTCCAttacattttcataaatataattattatttcatgaacaattgtatattatgatattttgcTTTCTTTTTACTGCTTTCTCATGAATACAATAGAATATAACTGTACTTAAAAAATCCATTGTTTATGTATAgtctatgtttattataaacacaataaaattactagaaatataaactaaacaaACGCCATCTGCCCAACATCAGGAACGCAACCCCAAAGCTAAGTTGCAATAAAGCAATAAGACGAAATTATCTTCAATAGTTTCGAGCAAAATCGTAACAAAAGATGTTTATCGCACTTAcaacaacataaaaaatatagtaaggATAACTATGACCAAGATGAAGAGATTTCTTGTACTAATACGTAATGGTTGGACATTTGATCACCATATGCTAGTTACTAAAGTAGTAAAGTACTCGAGCATGAAAACTATCGTCAAATAATAATCCTCGAAAGCATATTTTGTATGGGAATTTGAAAAGCGCCCCTGCCGTGCGTAAAAGGAACTAATTTTTtacatgtattattttttacactaAGACTCATGTTCTTCATGAGAATACGAATACTTTAACCacagataacataataatatacctttGACGATAGTATTCGTGCTCGCGCTtcttattttaacatttcacAAAAGAGATAGGTGCGAGATTATGGTCAATAAGTGCCTTAGAAATATTAAGAacgtgtaattttaaatagatatttatattttaaactatttacaTATTGTACCTTTAAAAACGTCACTTTAGGCCTTAGCATACTTAGTTACCAAATTTGTTTTCTTATtagtagaaataaaatgttatttataattcggAACTATAGTAGATATTAAggttatattaatattcacCAAGACGTTAGTcgaacataattatttattgtttaattaattagatttcacaaatggttttttttttgtagttccAATATGTTTGCTTCTTTAATGAGCTTGAAGTTTTAAATCTGCAGAATTTCAATGCaatgattaaattattatgtatgcatTTGGACGATTTAGTTACtttatatgtttttacaaattaataatactcaCCTCAAACAGAATGTTCAtgatgtatgttttatttttcgttttagCTTTTGACTAATTCAACGCCtacgttattataattatctatgtaatataactaattcttgcagcaataatttatttacacagcgtgttttataggtatatgtaggtacatacatagcaataataattcaataaatagacatgtttaaaataaattcactatTAATTAATGACTTAACGAGAGCAAACGAGCAACATAGCTTATGAATGCCTTACATCAACTGCTGTAAGGCATTCAACTGCTTCTATAGggaaattatatacttacctagCTAGGTTTCGATTATGTATATCATAAGCGGCACGTGACCTTTTGGTTGAATCAAATGTGGAAGGGATATCAGTAATCAGATCTCATTATTATGATGCCAAAAATCGGGATATATGGCGAAGTACTGTCGACGCCCTTTGCCCAAGCTAGGGGCCTTATGATAttaagaggcctacaccaccgaaactagcgccaccgaacattttatttttttactccttaaccagatcaaatttaaaaaatctagctcggtactttgctagtatattacttgtagtatttttggtattacttttcattattctaactgttcattattctagagaacttttgattaccgccaaaagtggccacttttggcggtaatcaaaagttctcctaatttaccgaatgcaaaataatgaaaagtaataccaaaaatactacaagtaatatactagcaaagtaccgagctagattttttaaatttgatctggtttaggagtaaaaaaataaaatgttgggggggcgctagtttcggtggtgtagtcgccttaATGTAATGTACCTCATTATTCTCGACTGCGCAGGTTCAAATTAAAaccatacaattttataaaatatggacGCTGTTAATATCACAAGCTATGACTCTCGTTTACTCCTGAAACTGTGATCACTTATAGCTTATAcctttaatgttatttaatattgtaaatacctaaatatatttttgtactattttatgtcgtttatttttattctaaccCTTGGTTCACTTctcatgggcgtagctagccatgagctcaaggtggggcaacaataaaaaataatatgtaactagcaactgttttgtaccaagtatgtacctaaagttatatccaggtcttcaaatgctaaggcatttgcgaaggcattcgcgaaggcattcgcgaaggcactcgcgaaggcatttgcgaaggcattcgcgagggcattcgcgaaggcattcgcaaaggcattcgcgaaggcactcgcgaaggcatttgtgaaggcattcgcgatggcattcgcgaaggcattcgcgaaggcactcgcgaaggcatttgcgaaggcatttgcgaaggcattcgcgagggcactcgcgaaggcatttgtgaaggcattcgcgatggcattcgcgaaggcattcgcgaaggcactcgcgaaggcatttgcgaaggcatttgcgaaggcatttgcgatggcgagtaaagtaaaaagtatcagtGAGTTGTAGAACGTGCAAAacaacaaaagtgaaattggataagttagtggggtaactaattggggtactatactcatttttcttacagttcatgTAACAAGGAAacctcagctattttcttttttcgtgtgtaattcgttattcgaattattcttattcaaaacaccttattgttcacctaccacaccacgaaaaagatccaaaaatcttcagccgtttggtcgctgggcgtatgacactTGTTAGGTGTTAGTCAGTCAAAAGagttagtaggtacttcaatttttagatttggttaggtatctacctaccttccaggttaaagctagagtggggcaagcgccccaccctgccccaccgtggctacgcccatgtcACTTCTTGTTCTACTTAATAAAGAAGATCGAGATTTTTTATAGtgttttaatagtttattgtGTTTAGTGTTTGTAATTATCCGTGGGAACCAATCAGGCATCAAAAATATTAGACTGGCTTACTTTATTACATACACCAacattattgtatgtattttaaaatggcAACATCCGTTTATAATTCGCGCTCTTTCGCTCTTACGCATAAAACAGCTCGCTCTCTCGCCTGTACGTTCGTATTGCCATTCTAGAGCGTgtatacgtttttttttacctaTAACTGgactgtatttttaaattacttatagaaaatatatttatatatattcaagttcgatacatataatattaaatacccatgtagaatttattatatggTATATAGTAAAGTGAATCTGCAGTGATtacttgaaaaaatattaatttctcaAAATTTAATGCAAACAAAAGTCCGGTAAATTGATAtagtttacaatattttcGTTATCATAATGTAACCACAAATatctataaacataatatatttatagaaaccatgttaaaaatattataacatatccaatacatattataacaccACCGACTGTTACTTGCTTTACTTGACGTTacaaagtttataataatattattatttgttgaattGTACGAAACAATCCATTTACGTATTTTAACTAGCATTTATCTTATCTTCATTTTCAAATACTTAAATCCCGTTATGTATGATTAAAGTCGGTTTATTACaccatattatattagattcATCTATCTTATTCAACAGTGTAGTACAGAATTAAcactttctttctttttttctgcTTTCTATTTAGTGACTACAATTCAATTTCTAAAAACTCGTAAGTATGTAAATTAAGTGATGGATTAGAATAATTTCCAcattaataattcaatttgaaCACCAATCAATcagcaaaattttaataagggAAAGTTATTAACAGAGATTACTAACCAAATATTACTATAGAGAAGATTAAAATCattgtgatataataatataagttcaATTCATTATAATCAGCTAGAcattatctaaataataataactatatattttttattaattaaatttaaaattttaattcttgTATCTTCAAATACGTTTATAACTGTATTAATTATcaattgtttatataaaaatgaatacctAGATATTTACTTATCAGTACTTTGAATTTTCAATCAGGTCTGCCTTATAATTGTGACGTACGATCAGTCACTGGAAACTTGTAGTAAAAATTTCCAGATTTGAGCCCAAGTAGTTATCAGAAACAGAAACTAGCTACAGTATTGTAGCTAGTTTCTGTCTGTTTATGTCAGCCCATGGGAATGAAATATTTCCTAGTGGTAAAAAGTTGCCCATGTAACCATTTATAgcctaggtaggtatatctatATCCTAAGTTCTATCTCTAGACAAACAAAatcgtaattaatattatctaataattagGAAAGACGTCCAAGTTTTGCTTGTAGCTTACTTGTAGGGTATCCTAATTTGACCCAGTCGAGGTCAGGGCCACTGCTACAGTGTCTACATGCTTGAATACTTCTAAGTCTGTGTTCTAAGTATATCCTATTAAAAAATTAGCAATATAGGTACCAGACACCAACCAGTACAGTAATCTAACAGAAAAGTTGAATGATAAGTTAGTCAGTAGTATATATGTAACTAAAACtgtgaattatataaaaatgagcTATCACTACTGAGATAAAACGACCTCAaagcaaaaacaaaaacttcgCGCCAAATTTTGATATCAACAACGACTTAATGACAACAAACCTGCCGTATTAAGTATATGTTTTTCGtgctataatatgtttgataaAGCCtcctcaataaaatataaacagtcgTATACCCAAGTCAAACACGAACATTTATTATCCTCAAACAAACACGAGGTAGGTATTGTCACAgcaatgaattaaataataaggtgGCTGACATTCATTTGTAGGCAGAACTCCAGCTAATGGTTCTTGTATATCGCAACGAAACGGCCTTCTAAAAACTAAACGCTTGCGCAGTCAGTGCGCACCATTTGATAGTAGTTGTCGTGCCACCAGCAAAATGTTAAGGTGAGATACGTGAATATTCGCTAAACATGTATTTATTAGTGTACTGTGATATATGAAAATGTGATAATGCTGgtaggtaattttaaatataacgtGGAAGGTAGGTCAGGTTCGTACGCTCTCCAGATTTTCCATTGATAGCAAAAGATACAATttgagataaataatatacatatttatcttaaattaatattcttaaCTCCTTTAGATTGATTCTTTACCGCATGCCTCGGCTGCATCTATGTTCAGTCAGGCCTTCTTGTTCGCCATCTACCTGGATACCAAATTCCATTCAAATAGGTTCAGCCCTTGTTGTGTAATCATACAAAAGTTAACATAGGTCCaatctaaattttaaaacaaactttcacatttccTAGGAGGATAATTTGATACCTTTTTtactaaacatttatttcctCTTGTAATATCGATTTTTATTACGATATTACCTAcctgtatttaaaaaaaactcgtatcaaaaacaataaaatgagttacaatactttatcatcatattttaattaattttttattaatcgaTTTGTGTTTTTGTCGAATTGTCCTcaatttattacctatttcTACAAATACTTGTGTAAATGcggaataaattaattttgcacaCCTTAATTTACAACAGTACCTATTCATCAATCATATCTAAATAAacaatagtaaataaaatcgtcaaaatacgtcatcattatatttttttacaaagtcATCACACGTTGGGtaaaatacttacttaatGACATGAgggtaaaatattattttttgaaatcccTTTAGCAGGTAGGTAGTGTATcgaataattatcaaaatgcATATCAAAAATGTCACTTGCCCAATTACAGCCCAGTTGAAAAGGggagaaatctaaataaaacacTATATTTTACGTGGGAATAATGTATTATACGTACTTTTCTatctactaataaaataatttttcaaaactgATCAATAAAAaagactgaaaaaaaaaacacaaaaaactaTAAGGTAGTTAGtgggataatattataataattatttaccttaTATTGTTGAAAATGTgacttatttaatataaaagaaagtcgagCGTTTGATTAAAAGAGCGCATTTTATCTAGGTAGGTAATATCATCTATTTTTCACAACACCACTGTTCAGTCtttcaaaagaaaaacagAATTTTTATCCGAAAACCAAAAAGGATGatcgtaaattatatttcatcaaTTAGCCTTAATTTTGGCCAAAGACGTGGATTATGGCCCTGAAAGGAAGTagtttgtatgtataatatcattggTGTGGAGGCACAAGTTTTCCCCAGTAGGAATTTGCGATCACGTAAGTTTTGAATGCAGTAAAATACTATAGGCcaggagatactgacacaaaatttcgggtcacttgtaacaggatggcggtttaACTAAGATGCGGTGGAAGTCAAGAtcatttaggtaggtacctcaTTACCTCATACCTGTGGACTATAAGATTTatgaaataacatattttcttaCATAGGTACTTTGTATTATTGTTAAAGGCATTAGatactatttttttgttctttgATTGTATagatcttttttatttaacaaataacacATTAAATCATCATTCATAACCAATGGTAAAAAAAATCCGTTGTTTCGCAACCGGAATAAgtatttaacaataacaagTTTGGCAACATTCTTCATTATGCATAATAAAtcgatatttaaatattgaaacgCCTTTccttgtatgtattataataccaTCATTAAAGATTGTTAACAAAGCACAAACTTTCATATACGCGAtaccaataatattatacatatatatatgtataatgtatattatatactacctatgtacctaccttTCTTATTtctatcaataataatatctatctaggcttttatttctctttcaacaataataattttagcaaTGTATATGCACGATCAATTATCTTTATATCAtatctagataatattatgtattattagtaaataagtactataaagctgaagagtttgtttgaacgcgctaatctcgggaactactggtccgatttgaaaaattctttcggtgttagatagcctatttatcgagaaaggttataggctatagatcatcacgctaagaccaacaggagcggagccacgcgggtgaaaccgcgccgCACAGCTAGtcaatcaatacatataataaaattctagaaaagtcgtgtctgtacaatcaaaatatataaaaaaaaattagcaggtgctattattaaatcgatcccaaacccaaaactgtagttaaaaaattgtttgtcggtttgtctgtttgtctgtatgttcgtgcacgctaatctcagaaacggcttatccgattaagatgcggttttcactaatatattgtggtaatcttcatttaacatttagtgtttatttcatgtcaatcggttcgtaaataaaaaagttatgaccatttaagtattcacggcgaacatttgctaaggcattctataCACTGTACGATAAAACGTAAGTTAtctgttacaattattattcctgtaaatgtccaagtgatcatatcgaaagtgCCCAAGGGTGGGGGGGGAGGTTggtcaaattagaattattcttacttctaggtaaattttatacataaaatgtcctttaaattatgtc
Proteins encoded in this window:
- the LOC123696056 gene encoding SREBP regulating gene protein, whose product is MLFLHILCWKDYSNYTERLIFIKMWYAAILRFIRRPLVLGIIFASSLTYCIVSFLREGTDKNMIYQDVSLEQKPFVWRTLQEHNETVDIECRNSVQGRALIVDDRGYVCQRNDIGKNGCCIVDTEETTRYSCTSCNENHCCLVYEYCVSCCLDPNKRSMLQVVLSKLTVEEHVLVNSLGDDYELCLTKCRTSSHSVLHENSYRNPGHKHCYSDTAEPKTPS